In Candidatus Jettenia caeni, the DNA window CAAACCCTTTCAACTCTCGGATATACTTTCTGTAATAGAACGGGCATTGGAAAAAAAGCGTTTATTAGAGAAAGTCAATAATCTTCAAAAAGAAACCAAAGAAAAATATAAGTTTGAGGGTATTATTGGAAATTCTCCCATGATGATGCGGATTCTTAATATACTTATGGAACTGACAAACAGTGAAAGTACCGTTTTAATTACGGGAGAAAGCGGAACAGGAAAAGAATTGGTTGCGCGCGCAATTCACAATAATAGCCGTAGAAGTGAAAAGCCATTCGTTGTAGTAAATTGTGGAGCATTGCCAGAAAATTTACAGGAAAGCGAATTATTCGGACATGTCATGGGCTCTTTCACAGGCGCGGTGAAAGATAAAAAAGGGATTTTTTTAGAAGCTCAGGGAGGAACCTTATTTTTAGATGAAATTGGCGAGACATCACTCTCAAGTCAAGTCAAACTTCTTCGCTTTTTACAGAATGGAGAAATACGAAAAGTCGGAGATAATAAACCTCTCTATCTTGATGTTCGGATTATTGTTGCAACGAATAAAGATCTTGAAGAAGCTACCAAAAATGGATCTTTTAGAAAAGATTTATTTTATCGGCTTAATGTAATCAGAATCCATTTACCACCTCTCAGAGAGAGAAAAGAGGATATTCCTGTTTTAATTAACTATTTTATCAACATATACTCGAATAAACTGAAAAGAAAACCTCCGGAAATATCCGGAGATGCAATGGCGCTCCTCTTAACCTACCCCTGGCCTGGAAATATCAGAGAGTTAGAAAATGTTATTGAAAGGTCTGTTACTCTGGCAAAAAGAGACCACATTACGGTAACTGACCTGGCGCTGCAAAATACACCTTCGGCAGATACCCCTGTTGATAGTATGACAGAAAGAGGAGGTATCCGAGCCGCTTTGGCACAACAAGAGAGAAAGACTATTATAGAATCGCTACGGAAACACGCCGGAAACCGTAAACAGGCTGCAAGCAATCTCGGGATATCCACAACAACTCTGTGGCGGAAGATGAAAGAATATCAAATCATACCCAAAACGAGTTATAATACGGAAAGTACCTGAAAACTCCACATCATGAACATTATAGATAAATACTTTAGAAGGATAAACCGATTAAGAATATCAGTAACTGACCTCTGTAATCTTCGATGCGTCTACTGTAGACCAGAGAATGGATTGGAACTCACAAAGCATAAGGATATTCTAACCTATGAAGAAATTGTGATGATTGTACGGCATGCCATCAAATTGGGAATCAAAAGCTTTCGTTTAACAGGAGGAGAACCCCTTTTTCGAAGAGATATTGAACATCTATTACGCATGTTAGGAGATGTTCAAGGCATAGAAGATCTTGCCATAACAACAAACGGCATTTGTCTCAAAAACTATACAAAGGTAATGAAAGAAATCGGACTATTCAGATTAAACATTAGCCTTGATAGTTTAGAAGAATCAAAATTCGAAAAGATCACACGAGGCGGAAATTTAAAGGATGTTCTTGATGGTATTGACGATGTTATTCATTTGGGATTCAAAAATACGAAGATTAATGTAGTTGCTATGAAGGGAATCAATGATGATGAATTTGAGGAATTTGCAAGGCTCACGCTGGAGCGGGATTTGGAAGTACGTTTTATTGAGTATATGGCAATGAATAAAGAAAACCTCGCTTCTGAGGATAAGTTCATCCCCATGTCCGATATTATCGATATTATCGGAAAGAGTAATGAGTTAATATCACTCCCCTCTCCCAATTTAGGAAGCGGCGCTGCAAAAATATACAGGATTAGAGGGGCCGTAGGAAAACTGGGATTTGTATCTGCGGTAAGCCAGCCTTTTTGCAATTCCTGTAATCGCCTTCGTTTAACCTCTGATGGGAAGCTTCGTTCCTGTTTGTTATCCGGTGGAGAAGTAGACTTAAAAAATATTCTGAGAAATAACCCCACGGAAGAAATACTCACCAATGCATTTATCCGTGCCGCAAATTTGAAGCCTCCCGTACATTCCGGTAAAGGGCATGTAGTCATGCATCAAGTGGGAGGATGAGCAAAATGCAACAATTAAGCCATTTTGATGAACAGGGTGCATCGCGTATGGTAGATGTTAGCAATAAGGAAATTACGGAGAGAATTGCTGTTGCTCATGCAAAAATTATCATGAGATCAGAAACATTTCAACTTATTATGGATAAAAAGATCCAAAAAGGAGATGTCTTTGAGGTAGCCCGTATAGCCGGTATTATGGCGGCAAAACAAACCTCTAATCTCATCCCCATGTGCCATCCACTCAATTTGGCAAGCGTTAAGATTGATTACACAAACAATGATTCAGATACCATTAACATATTTGCCGAGGTGAAAGTTACGGGGAAAACAGGTGTAGAAATGGAGGCTATTACCGCAGCAAGCATCTGTGCAATTACCATATACGACATGTGCAAATCTGTCGACAAAGGAATGGTGATTAGCGATATTCATCTGGTAAAGAAGTCTGGTGGCAAGAGTGGAACTTTTGTCTTTGCACAGTCAGTGTAAATGGACAACATCAAACCAGGAAGTATCATCAGAAGTTCAAAGTGGTCTGAACCTGTCGAGTTACGAGTAGGGTGGATTAAGGCGTTGATTTTTACGCCAAATCCACTAATACTATTTCCAGTGCTGTCTGTTTTGTCGGAATAATAGGGGAGTATTGTAGAGAAGTCTTTTTTATACGTTTAGGAATGCGTTTTATACTTTTTCGTTGTTTCATATATTTTTCTACCATTGAGAGTAACTCTTCCATCCGAATTATGAGAATAAAATCAATGAAACATTTAGGCGCCCTTAAACCCCTTTTAACACCCTCTGCGCCAATTCATTCGGCAATTTTGCTTCCAGGATTTTTTTTGATGCCACTTCCGTATTGTAGGATACCCGCTTAAAGCAGAGATGTTTTGAAGAGGAATCAAATACTACATAACAGCCACAAGCGTTTCCATCCCGCGGTTGCCCTACGGAACCTACGTTGATATAATATTTCCATCCTTTGCTCAAATCGATATGAAAAGATTCTACTTTATTTGTTGATTCCTTTTCAATAAGCATGAGTCTCATATCATAATTGTCTGCTGGAATCAGGACTGAGGCGTTTACTGTTCTTATCTCTTTTGTATAAATATAGGCTGCTGGACGATGAGTGTGCCCACCAAAGGTTACCTTTGACCATAAATTCGTATATTTCAGTACACCTGCATTCTTCGCATATTCGTATCCTTTCGGATAGGCGGGTGTGCTATGTACGATTTCGAATTCTTCCTTACCCAATTTCATCCTTAGTGAAAGGCGTCTTAAAAATTTAAGATTCTTTTTCGTTAAGAGATCTTTAGTCCAGTCTATAGCAATCTTTGCTACCGGATTCATTTCTGTGGTAAGAGACGGCTCACCAACTGCCTCTCTGTCGTGATTTCCACCAATAGCAATCCCTTTTTTCTCTAATAACTGAAAGGCATTCAGTAAATTGTCTCTTTCTAATGGACTCAAATATGGTTGAGATGATATTTTATATATATTTTCTAAAGAGACTTCCCTCCTACCGTAAACTAAATACCGTATAATATCGCAGCACTCATTTGGCGATGCACCATAGCCAACAATATCACCAACAATTAATAACCTATCGATATCATGTTCCTTATCGGCGATTTCTTTAATTACTGCTAGTAAAGCATCCACATTGCTATGGATATCCGATATAATAACGTTTTTCATCCAAAAACATTTTTCCTAGAGAAAAGGTCTAAATGATACTACTTAACAATTTTTTTAATTCTTCGGCTGATGAAATCCTGGAAGAAACATGTACCTCTAATAATCCCTGAATAACCTCTTCTAATTTTTGGGACACCTGATCGTTTATCTGATGGGGTAAGGTCTTTTCTGCTTGCCATAATTTCTTTGTTAGTATTTGATACAATATAAGTCCTATAGAGTACAAGTCTGTCCTGCCGTCGAGCCGAATAGCTGAGGAAATATCTTCATAATGAAATTTTCTTGGTCTGTCTTTTAAATAAGCAAGCATTTGCAATTGTTCCGGTGATGCATATTCTTTACTGATCCCTTTAATGATCCCTCCCTTTTTGATAGCTAATTCAAAATCAACAAGGTGCACTAACTTTGTTTTATGGTTAAGGATCAAGTGTCCGGGTTTTAAATCACAATGAATATAGTTCTTACTATGAAGATATTGCAGAGGATCGCAGACGGTAATAAATAATTTAATAATTTCCTCAATAGTTCTGATGTCTTCAACATCCTTTTCGTTAAAGTAATCAAGAAGGTCATATCCATGAATGTGCTGCAATACAATAAAATTTTGCTTAATTAAAAATTTCCCATCTTTGAATAACTCAGCGTGTCCAAAATCGTAAGCTACCGGTATTTGAATATGATTCAGTTCCTTCAATATATAATACTCTTCTGAAAATTCAAAGTCTGGAGAGTATTTTATTCCTTTTTCCGGCATATCAATCAAAACGGCATAATTAGACTTATGCAAACTCGCCTGACATTTAAAATCACTAAAATGATATTTATTAATTCTATACATGATACATTATTAAAATTAAATAAATATTGTATCTTTATTAAAGACGGGAAATTTTCGAGATTATAACGGAATATAGTGATAAAACAAGAATTTTAAAATTTCTAGAAAAAATAAGAAAGAAGAATCATCATACAGAATTCTAGACTAATTATGGCTGAAATAAACCAATACAATATTTTCAATTTATAATCCAAATAGTGTATAACTCTAATTTAGCTAATATATTAAGTAAAAATACAAACTCATATAAGAAAAACTATCAATGGCGCCGATATTAAAAATCTATAACAGAAATCATAAAATTATAATCGTAGAAATAAGTCATATCTCTCAATATAAAAGGACTTATAAATTCTATCCACAATATTGAACATTATACGATATTTTTTTGACTTAAGAGAGGAATAATAATTGCGTCTTATTGATAAGTTTAGTTGTGGTCTTATCACAGAATTTACTTGTTTATTTCATGATATTTTAATAAAAATTTTTCACAAGGAGGTGTAAAGGATAAAAAATAAAAACATCATTACGTATTTTTTTGCTATTGTATTTAATTTGTATAAGAGGTAGTATTTTGCTAGGAGAGGACAGGTTTATGAAATGCATTTCTAACAAAATAATTGGCATGTGGTTATTGTTAATAACATTAGGGATATTTACTTTAAATTCCGGA includes these proteins:
- a CDS encoding putative phosphoesterase, coding for MKNVIISDIHSNVDALLAVIKEIADKEHDIDRLLIVGDIVGYGASPNECCDIIRYLVYGRREVSLENIYKISSQPYLSPLERDNLLNAFQLLEKKGIAIGGNHDREAVGEPSLTTEMNPVAKIAIDWTKDLLTKKNLKFLRRLSLRMKLGKEEFEIVHSTPAYPKGYEYAKNAGVLKYTNLWSKVTFGGHTHRPAAYIYTKEIRTVNASVLIPADNYDMRLMLIEKESTNKVESFHIDLSKGWKYYINVGSVGQPRDGNACGCYVVFDSSSKHLCFKRVSYNTEVASKKILEAKLPNELAQRVLKGV
- a CDS encoding molybdenum cofactor biosynthesis protein, yielding MQQLSHFDEQGASRMVDVSNKEITERIAVAHAKIIMRSETFQLIMDKKIQKGDVFEVARIAGIMAAKQTSNLIPMCHPLNLASVKIDYTNNDSDTINIFAEVKVTGKTGVEMEAITAASICAITIYDMCKSVDKGMVISDIHLVKKSGGKSGTFVFAQSV
- a CDS encoding molybdenum cofactor biosynthesis protein encodes the protein MELTKHKDILTYEEIVMIVRHAIKLGIKSFRLTGGEPLFRRDIEHLLRMLGDVQGIEDLAITTNGICLKNYTKVMKEIGLFRLNISLDSLEESKFEKITRGGNLKDVLDGIDDVIHLGFKNTKINVVAMKGINDDEFEEFARLTLERDLEVRFIEYMAMNKENLASEDKFIPMSDIIDIIGKSNELISLPSPNLGSGAAKIYRIRGAVGKLGFVSAVSQPFCNSCNRLRLTSDGKLRSCLLSGGEVDLKNILRNNPTEEILTNAFIRAANLKPPVHSGKGHVVMHQVGG
- a CDS encoding two-component response regulator; its protein translation is MFNILVVEDQKNMRESLVIAFKRAGYYVDSVDNGEKAVELQKDHLYDLIIVDLKMEAMDGLEVLSHIKHINPSTEIIVMTAFGTIDSAIQAMRKGAYDYVTKPFQLSDILSVIERALEKKRLLEKVNNLQKETKEKYKFEGIIGNSPMMMRILNILMELTNSESTVLITGESGTGKELVARAIHNNSRRSEKPFVVVNCGALPENLQESELFGHVMGSFTGAVKDKKGIFLEAQGGTLFLDEIGETSLSSQVKLLRFLQNGEIRKVGDNKPLYLDVRIIVATNKDLEEATKNGSFRKDLFYRLNVIRIHLPPLRERKEDIPVLINYFINIYSNKLKRKPPEISGDAMALLLTYPWPGNIRELENVIERSVTLAKRDHITVTDLALQNTPSADTPVDSMTERGGIRAALAQQERKTIIESLRKHAGNRKQAASNLGISTTTLWRKMKEYQIIPKTSYNTEST
- a CDS encoding serine/threonine protein kinase — its product is MPEKGIKYSPDFEFSEEYYILKELNHIQIPVAYDFGHAELFKDGKFLIKQNFIVLQHIHGYDLLDYFNEKDVEDIRTIEEIIKLFITVCDPLQYLHSKNYIHCDLKPGHLILNHKTKLVHLVDFELAIKKGGIIKGISKEYASPEQLQMLAYLKDRPRKFHYEDISSAIRLDGRTDLYSIGLILYQILTKKLWQAEKTLPHQINDQVSQKLEEVIQGLLEVHVSSRISSAEELKKLLSSII